In Candidatus Bathyarchaeota archaeon, the genomic window GCCAAGAAATAGGCAGGAGAATATGCAACGAAAGCTCGATACTCTATTGGACAGCAAAACAAAACATACCTGTTTACGTGCCAGGCATCACAGACGGAGCAGTCGGATACCAGATATGGTTCTTCTCACAAGACCATGACTTCAGAATCAACTTGTTGAAAGATGAAAGCGAACTGAACGACATTGTTTTCACCGCAGAGAAGACTGGTGCATTAATCATTGGAGGAGGCATCTCAAAGCATCATACTATTTGGTGGAACCAGTTCAGGGATGGATTGGATTATGCTGTTTATATCAGCACCGCTGTCGAGTGGGATGGAAGCCTGTCTGGAGCAAGACCAAGAGAAGCTGTTTCATGGCATAAAATAAAGGAAAAGGCAGACCACGTAATGATTGAGGGGGATGCTTCCGTAATTCTCCCCATAATGGTAAGTTCGCTTATAACGAGAAAAACGAAACAAGAAATGAAATAAAGGAATATCTTTTTCCCAGTTCAAATTCGACAATCAACTATTTAAAAGATGGACATAATAAG contains:
- a CDS encoding deoxyhypusine synthase family protein, encoding QEIGRRICNESSILYWTAKQNIPVYVPGITDGAVGYQIWFFSQDHDFRINLLKDESELNDIVFTAEKTGALIIGGGISKHHTIWWNQFRDGLDYAVYISTAVEWDGSLSGARPREAVSWHKIKEKADHVMIEGDASVILPIMVSSLITRKTKQEMK